GAACACTTGGAATTTCGACATTACATGATGTTAATGATTTTATGAGTCGTGCTGAGAAAGGTGATCACCAACTGCTTTCAAGTCTGACAATGGGAATTCATTTACACAACGTCGCATGTAATAATGAAGAGCACTTTCTTGAAATTAAACAAAAGCTATCTGAATTAGGATTGCTTTATTTAGATTGAAACGGGGTGTCTTGACATCAAACTGAAAAAGAGTTATTTTTTAAATATTAACTCTGTAAGTGAAGACAAATGTAGTTAGAATAAGATAAGACAGTGAAATATAGCTAAATCTAAAGATTAATTAAATCATAAATGCAGTAAATTAATGTTATATTATGATTTGAAATTAAATAAATAGTTATTTGTGAAGCACAGTGAAATGCAGATTGAAGTCTAATAACTCTTGCTCTAATTCTGTTTGTCTTATCAAGTTGGGAGAAAAATGATGGAACAGCGAAATTTAACGTTGTTAATGGACTTATACGAATTAACAATGGCTAATGGTTTTTTTAAGGAAGCACCGGATAAGGTTGGATATTTTGATTTGTATTTCAGAAAGGTCCCAGATGAGGGGGGTCTTGTTATATATGCTGGACTTACACAAGTTATCAAATATTTACGAGAATTAAAATTTACGGATTCAGATATAAAATATTTAAAAACTCTCGGAATTTTTGCACCATCATTCTTAGAATACTTAAGTGTATTTGATTTTAAGTGTGATGTTTGGTCTGTAAAAGAAGGAACGCCAGTTTTTCCTAATGAACCATTAATAACAGTTAGAGGTCCACTTATCCAAACACAATTATTGGAAACAATGTTACTGAATATTATCAATCATGAGTCCTTAATTGCTACTAAGGCTCGTCGAATATGTATGGTTGCTAAAGGAAGACCGGTGATGGAATTTGGTTCTCGCCGTGCTCAAGGAGCTGATGCAGCCACTTTTGGAGCTCGTGCCGCTGTTATTGGGGGTTGTATTGGAACAGCAAACGTATTAAGTGCAAAGCTTTTTGGATTAACACCGCTAGGGACAATGGCACACAGTTGGATACAGTCGTTTGAGTCTGAAGAAGCCGCTTTTGAGGCATGGTATCGAATTTATCCAAATAATTGTCTATTATTGGTAGATACTTATGATGTATTGAGTTCTGGAGTACCACATGCAATTGAAATTTTTAAAAAGTTAAAAGACAAAGGGATCAATGATCACATTGGGATTAGAATTGATTCTGGAGATATTACTTTTTTGACAAAAGCTGCTAGGGAGATGTTGGATCGAGCAGGATTTGCGAATGCAACGATCACTGTTTCAAACGCGTTAGATGAAGATGTTATTCAAAATGTTTTAGAGGAAGGTGCTGCAATTGATAGTTTTGGAGTTGGAGAAAAGTTAATAACAGCTTCTTCAGATCCAGTACTAAGTGGTGTATATAAGTTAGTTGCTACACAAGTTGAAGGCAAGATTACACCGAAAATAAAATTGAGTAATACGATTGAAAAAACGACCATTCCTGGCTTTAAGAAACTTTATCGATTATATGATAGCAAGGGTAAAGCTGTAGGGGATTTAATGGGCCTGTTTGATGAAGTTAAGTTAAATGATGGTCATGTGTATAATTCAGATCCAAACAAGACACAGCAAAAAAAGAAAATTAGTAATTTTAAGTTGGAACCGTTGAGAAAAAAGATTTTTGACAATGGTAAGTTGATTTATCATGAGCCAACGACAAATGAAGTTAAGGATTTTTCAAAAACAATGATAAGAGCTTTACCAGAATCTTGTTTACGATTAAAAAATCCAGATTTATATAATGTTTTTTGGACAAAAACATTAAAAAATATGAGAACTGATATGATAGAAAAATATTCAGAAATGAATTCTTAAAAGTGTACGAAAGTATGTTCGGTGTGGTAGAATGAATGGGCGTGATGGTGGATAATGAAGACCACTATCTACGCCTTTTTCATTTATTAATTAGGGGGTAGGATGAATGATTGAACGACAAGACAATCATCAATTTGAACTAGTTTCTGCATATGAGCCCACAGGAGATCAGCCGAAAGCGATTGAAGAGCTTTCTTCGGGAATACTAGAAGGAGAAAAGGCCCAGATCCTTTTGGGAGCAACAGGAACAGGTAAAACATTCACAATATCGAATGTAATAAAAAATGTTAATAAACCTACCCTTGTTTTGGCACATAACAAGACATTAGCTGGGCAATTATATAGTGAATTCAAGGAGTTTTTTCCTAATAATGCTGTTGAATATTTCGTCAGTTATTATGATTACTATCAACCTGAAGCATATGTACCTTCAAGTGATACTTATATTGAAAAAGATTCAAGTATTAATGACGAAATTGATAAATTACGACATTCAGCAACTAGTTCTTTGTTAGAAAGAAATGATGTAATCGTTGTTGCGTCTGTTTCTTCTATTTTTGGATTAGGAGATCCCAATGAGTATCAAAAACACACACTATCTTTACGAGTAGGGCAAGAATTAGAACGTGATAGGTTATTACGACAATTAATTGATATCCAATTTGAAAGAAACGATATTGATTTTCAACGTGGCAGGTTTCGTGTTCACGGTGATATTGTAGAAATTTTTCCTGCTTCACGGGATGAGCGAGCACTGCGCATTGAGTTCTTTGGAGATGAGATTGATCGTATTCGCGAAGTTGATGCACTTACAGGCGAGATTGTTGCGGAAAGAGAACATGTCTCAATCTTCCCGGCTACTCACTTTATGACAAATGAAGATATTATGGAAAAGGCTATTGATGGAATTCAAGAAGAACTACAAATCCGTCTGGCTGAATTAAAAGATCAGAACAAATTATTAGAAGCACAGCGATTGGAACAAAGAACAACATACGATATTGAAATGTTGCGTGAGATGGGGTATTGCTCTGGAATTGAGAATTATTCGCGACACATGGATGGAAGAAAAACTGGTGAACCACCATATACTCTACTGGATTTCTTTCCAAAAGACTTTCTATTGGTAGTAGATGAATCACACGTTACAATGCCACAGGTTCGAGGAATGTATAATGGCGATCGTGCACGCAAACAGATGTTGGTTGATTATGGATTTAGACTACCTAGTGCAATTGATAATCGGCCGTTGACACTGCATGAATTTGAGCAACATGTAAATCAGATTGTTTATATGTCGGCCACACCAGGGCCTTACGAGCAAGAACAGACAAATAAAATAGTACAGCAAATCATCAGACCTACTGGACTGTTGGATCCTATAATTGAAGTCAGGCCAATTATGGGACAGATGGATGACCTGGTTGGTGAGATAAACAAGCGAATTGAACGTAATGAAAGGGTCTTTGTAACCACACTGACTAAAAAAATGGCCGAAGATTTATCGGATTATCTTAAGGAATTGCAAATTAAAGGTAAATACCTGCATTCAGATATTAAGACCTTGGAGCGGACAAAAATTGTTAGGGATTTGCGATTAGGCGTTTTTGATGTTTTGGTTGGTATTAATCTGTTAAGAGAAGGAATTGATGTTCCCGAAGTTTCACTAGTTGCGATACTTGATGCCGACAAAGAAGGCTTCTTGAGAAGCGAGCGTTCATTGGTTCAAACAATTGGACGTGCTGCACGAAATGAGAATGGCCGAGTTATCATGTATGCCGATAAGATTACAGATTCGATGCAAGCTGCGATTGATGAAACAAAAAGAAGGCGCACAATCCAACAGGAATATAATGAAGAACATCATATTACTCCGAGAACAATCAAGAAAAAGGTCCGTGATCTGATTTCCATTACTAAACCTGCAGAAGGTGGGAAGAAGAAACAATCATTTACGGAACTTGAGTTTTATGATATGGAAAAGGACGATCAAAAAGAGATGTTGCTTAAATTAGAAGAACAGATGAGAGCTGCGGCTAAGCAACTTGATTTTGAACAGGCAGCAACGTTGAGAGATACTATTATTGAATTGAAGGCGCGCATAAAATAGAAAAGAGGAAGATAGTTTGGCACAAAATAAGATTGTTATTCATGGTGCAAGAGCCCACAATCTGAAGAATATTAATGTAACGATTCCTAAGGATAAGCTAGTTGTAATCACAGGATTATCCGGCTCAGGGAAAAGTTCACTTGCATTTGATACATTGTACGCGGAAGGACAAAGACGATATGTTGAGAGTTTGTCTGCCTATGCACGTCAGTTTTTAGGACAAATGGATAAACCAGATGTTGACTCTATTGATGGTTTATCACCTGCAATTTCAATTGATCAAAAAACAACTTCAAAAAATCCGCGCTCAACGGTAGGAACTGTAACAGAAATTAATGATTATCTCCGTCTCTTATGGGCACGTGTAGGAACCCCTTATTGTCCAAATGATGGGCATGAGATTACAAGTCAATCTCCAGAACAGATGGTAGACAGAATATTATCCTTACCGGAGAGGACAAAAGTACAAATTTTATCACCAATTATTCGTGAAAAAAAAGGACAACATAAAAAAATTTTTGAGAAAATTAAGCGTGATGGTTTTGTCAGGGTCCGTGTTGATGGCGAAGTTTTAGATATTGGTGATGAATTTGATTTAGATAAAAACAAAAAACATACTATTGAGGTTGTTGTAGATCGTGTAGTCATCAAAGATGGAATCAGATCACGCTTATTTGATTCTTTTGAAGCGGCACTTCGTTTATCGGATGGCTATGCAAGTGCTGATATTGGTAGTGAAAAATTATTACAATTTTCTGAAAACTTTGCGTGTCCTTATTGTGGTTTTACGATTGGTGAATTAGAACCAAGATTATTTTCATTTAATGCTCCTTTTGGTGCTTGCCCAGAATGTGATGGACTGGGAATGAAACTTGAAGTGGACCTTGATTTAGTGATTCCTGATAGTTCCAAGACTCTTAGAGAAGGTGCAATTGAGCCTTGGAATCCAATAAGTTCACAATATTATCCAATGATGCTAGAACAAATGTGTCAGGCGTTTGACATTGCGATGGATGTGCCCTTTGATAAGTTACCTAAAAAAGATCAGGAAGTTGTGTTATATGGTGCAGGTGAAAAAACATTCCACTTTCATTACGAGAATGATTTCGGAGGAGTTAGGGATGTTGATGCTAAGTTTGAGGGTGTGATTCCAAATATTGAACGACGGTATCACGAAACAAACAGCGATTTTACCAGGGATGTCATGCGTAAGTATATGACAAGTTTAACCTGTCAGGCATGTCAAGGATATCGTTTGAATCGTAAGGCACTTGCCGTCCAAATTAACGGAAGACATATCGGACAAGTCTCTGAAGAAAATATTGAAGCTGCGTTGAAATTCTTTGAAAAGCTAGAGTTTAATGAGCAAGATACTGCAATTGCACAGCCGATTTTAAAGGAAATTAAGGATCGGTTAACTTTCTTAATTAATGTTGGTCTTGCATACTTAACACTTAGCCGTTCAGCTCGGACCCTTTCTGGGGGGGAAGCTCAACGAATTAGGTTAGCAACACAGATTGGTTCGAACTTATCTGGGGTATTGTATATTCTTGATGAACCTTCAATTGGACTACACCAAAGGGATAACGATCGCTTAATTGATTCCTTGAAGAAAATGAGAGATCTTGGAAATACTTTGATAGTTGTTGAACACGATGAAGATACAATGAGAGCTGCTGATTATTTAATTGATATTGGTCCAGGTGCAGGTAATGACGGGGGACAGGTAATGGCAGCAGGAACACCCAAACAAGTTGCTAGAACTACTAAGTCATTGACAGGTCAATATTTAGCAGGTAAAAAACATATTCCGATACCTGAGGAAAGACGTAATGGAAATGGGAAGAAAATTACAATAAAAGGTGCAAGTGAGAATAATTTAAAGAACATTGATGTCGATTTTCCTCTAGGTACATTTATTGCCGTTACAGGTGTGTCTGGTTCGGGCAAATCCACACTAGTTAATATGATCTTGAAGCGTGCTTTGGCACAAAAATTAAATAATAATTCTGAAAAACCTGGTAAATATAGAGAGATTCTCGGAGTTGAAGCACTTGAAAAAGTCATTAATATTGATCAAAGTCCGATTGGGAGAACTCCGCGTAGTAATCCTGCTACTTATACGAGTGTTTTTGACGATGTGCGTGATTTGTTTGCACAAACAAATGCTGCAAAAATGCATGGCTATAGCAAGGGTCGTTTCAGTTTTAACGTTAAGGGCGGTCGCTGTGAAGCATGTAAGGGTGACGGAATTATCAAAATTGAGATGAATTTTTTACCAGATGTATACGTTCCATGTGAAGTCTGTCATGGTGCGCGCTATAACTCTGAAACATTGGAAGTTGAATACAAGGGTAAAAATATTGCACAAGTATTAGATATGACAGTCGAGGAAGCATTAGAATTTTTTGGTGCAATCCCTAAAATTAAACGGAAGCTACAGACGATTGTTGATGTAGGACTCGGGTATGTTCAATTAGGACAGCCTGCAACAACATTATCTGGTGGTGAGGCACAAAGAATGAAGCTTGCATCGGAGCTGCATCGTAAGTCAGATGGGAAAACTTTCTATATTTTAGATGAACCGACCACTGGGTTGCATACGGATGATATTAAGAACCTATTGCGTGTTCTGGTGAGATTGGTTGATTCAGGAAATACTGTTTTAGTAATTGAGCATAATTTAGATGTTATAAAAACAGCAGACTATCTGATCGATCTTGGACCAGAAGGTGGCGAAGGTGGTGGAACAATTATTGGTACCGGTACACCAGAAGAACTTTCTAAAAATCCGGCAAGTTATACAGGCAAATATCTTAAAATTGTATTAGATAGGTTTAAAGATTAGTGGGTATTGCTTTTTGTTAGCAAAATGCTAGAGTTAAGAAGTAATCACAATTAGATTGGAGTGTTTAATGATGGCAGAAGTTGAAAGTTTTACGCTAGATCATACAGCTGTTAAAGCACCTTATGTGCGATTAATTACAGTTGAAGAAGGAAAAAAAGGTGACAAGATTTCAAATTATGATTTGCGATTGGTACAGCCAAATGAGAATGCTATTCCAACTGCGGGTCTGCATACGATTGAGCATATGCTAGCAGGATATTTACGTGACCGGATGGATGGTGTGATTGACTGTTCTCCATTTGGATGCCGGACAGGTTTTCATCTTATTGTTTGGGGTGAACAAGATACAACAGATGTTGCAAAAGCACTGAAAGGTTCACTGGAACAAATTGTCAATTCTACTTGGGATGATGTTCAAGGAACAGATATTACTAGTTGTGGAAATTACCGCGATCATTCACTTTTTTCTGCTAAGGAATGGTGCAAGAAGATTCTTGCGGAAGGAATTTCAGCAGACGCCTTTGAACGTAAGGTAGTTTAAAAAAATATTATTGAGAGGAGCTGGGTCAAAAGTTAAATTTTGATTTAGCTCCTTCTTGATATTTTCCAGCTAATCTGCGAATTACTCGTTGTAAACTAATGCAGACATAATCTTTACATTAATATTCGAATTTTATGACGTATAGTTAGCGTGGTTGTTCGGTAATGCTGGTAAAAAGTCGCTATGACATGCGTGGTATGTTATAATGGCGAAAGGTTAATTAATGGAGGTTTGAATAAAATGAAAGAGCCATTAAAACTTGTTGTAGTAACTGGGATGAGTGGTGCAGGAAAGACTGTAGCAGTGCAGAGTTTTGAAGATTTGGGATATTTTTGCATTGATAATATGCCGCCATCTTTATTACCTAAATTTTGGGAGCTAGTTCGTGAATCGGGTAAAATCAATAAGGTTGCACTTGTAATTGATTTGCGATCACGTGCATTTTATGACGAAATAATTGAACTAATAAGAAACTTAGGCAGTGATAATGTTATAGATACAAAGATTCTTTTTTTAGATGCCTCTGATGAAGAGTTAGTTGCGCGTTATAAAGAAACCAGACGTTCCCATCCGCTTGCCATGGAAGGTAGATTAATGGATGGAATCAATCTGGAAAGAGATTTATTGAAGGATATGCGGATGAAGGCTCAATTTGTGGTAGATACCAGTAAATTGACACCGAGACAGTTACGCGAGGAAATTTTTAGAAATTTTGAAACTAGCGCAGAGACAGCATTTCATATCGAGGTCATGTCATTTGGGTTCAAGTATGGAGTACCTATTGATGCAGATATCGTGATGGATGTGCGTTTTTTGCCAAATCCATATTACATTGATGATTTGAAAAAGAAGACAGGGCTTGATAAGGCTGTCTATGATTATGTAATGAATTCTGACAAAACCGAAGAATTTTATACACATTTTATTACACTACTTCAGACCATTATTCCTGGATATAAAGATGAAGGAAAAACAAGTCTGACAATCGCAATTGGATGTACAGGAGGGCAACATCGCTCGGTGGCTTTATCTAAGAGAATTGGTGAAGCCTTGAAGAAAGATTATCCT
Above is a window of Liquorilactobacillus hordei DSM 19519 DNA encoding:
- a CDS encoding nicotinate phosphoribosyltransferase, whose protein sequence is MEQRNLTLLMDLYELTMANGFFKEAPDKVGYFDLYFRKVPDEGGLVIYAGLTQVIKYLRELKFTDSDIKYLKTLGIFAPSFLEYLSVFDFKCDVWSVKEGTPVFPNEPLITVRGPLIQTQLLETMLLNIINHESLIATKARRICMVAKGRPVMEFGSRRAQGADAATFGARAAVIGGCIGTANVLSAKLFGLTPLGTMAHSWIQSFESEEAAFEAWYRIYPNNCLLLVDTYDVLSSGVPHAIEIFKKLKDKGINDHIGIRIDSGDITFLTKAAREMLDRAGFANATITVSNALDEDVIQNVLEEGAAIDSFGVGEKLITASSDPVLSGVYKLVATQVEGKITPKIKLSNTIEKTTIPGFKKLYRLYDSKGKAVGDLMGLFDEVKLNDGHVYNSDPNKTQQKKKISNFKLEPLRKKIFDNGKLIYHEPTTNEVKDFSKTMIRALPESCLRLKNPDLYNVFWTKTLKNMRTDMIEKYSEMNS
- the uvrB gene encoding excinuclease ABC subunit UvrB, with protein sequence MIERQDNHQFELVSAYEPTGDQPKAIEELSSGILEGEKAQILLGATGTGKTFTISNVIKNVNKPTLVLAHNKTLAGQLYSEFKEFFPNNAVEYFVSYYDYYQPEAYVPSSDTYIEKDSSINDEIDKLRHSATSSLLERNDVIVVASVSSIFGLGDPNEYQKHTLSLRVGQELERDRLLRQLIDIQFERNDIDFQRGRFRVHGDIVEIFPASRDERALRIEFFGDEIDRIREVDALTGEIVAEREHVSIFPATHFMTNEDIMEKAIDGIQEELQIRLAELKDQNKLLEAQRLEQRTTYDIEMLREMGYCSGIENYSRHMDGRKTGEPPYTLLDFFPKDFLLVVDESHVTMPQVRGMYNGDRARKQMLVDYGFRLPSAIDNRPLTLHEFEQHVNQIVYMSATPGPYEQEQTNKIVQQIIRPTGLLDPIIEVRPIMGQMDDLVGEINKRIERNERVFVTTLTKKMAEDLSDYLKELQIKGKYLHSDIKTLERTKIVRDLRLGVFDVLVGINLLREGIDVPEVSLVAILDADKEGFLRSERSLVQTIGRAARNENGRVIMYADKITDSMQAAIDETKRRRTIQQEYNEEHHITPRTIKKKVRDLISITKPAEGGKKKQSFTELEFYDMEKDDQKEMLLKLEEQMRAAAKQLDFEQAATLRDTIIELKARIK
- the uvrA gene encoding excinuclease ABC subunit UvrA is translated as MAQNKIVIHGARAHNLKNINVTIPKDKLVVITGLSGSGKSSLAFDTLYAEGQRRYVESLSAYARQFLGQMDKPDVDSIDGLSPAISIDQKTTSKNPRSTVGTVTEINDYLRLLWARVGTPYCPNDGHEITSQSPEQMVDRILSLPERTKVQILSPIIREKKGQHKKIFEKIKRDGFVRVRVDGEVLDIGDEFDLDKNKKHTIEVVVDRVVIKDGIRSRLFDSFEAALRLSDGYASADIGSEKLLQFSENFACPYCGFTIGELEPRLFSFNAPFGACPECDGLGMKLEVDLDLVIPDSSKTLREGAIEPWNPISSQYYPMMLEQMCQAFDIAMDVPFDKLPKKDQEVVLYGAGEKTFHFHYENDFGGVRDVDAKFEGVIPNIERRYHETNSDFTRDVMRKYMTSLTCQACQGYRLNRKALAVQINGRHIGQVSEENIEAALKFFEKLEFNEQDTAIAQPILKEIKDRLTFLINVGLAYLTLSRSARTLSGGEAQRIRLATQIGSNLSGVLYILDEPSIGLHQRDNDRLIDSLKKMRDLGNTLIVVEHDEDTMRAADYLIDIGPGAGNDGGQVMAAGTPKQVARTTKSLTGQYLAGKKHIPIPEERRNGNGKKITIKGASENNLKNIDVDFPLGTFIAVTGVSGSGKSTLVNMILKRALAQKLNNNSEKPGKYREILGVEALEKVINIDQSPIGRTPRSNPATYTSVFDDVRDLFAQTNAAKMHGYSKGRFSFNVKGGRCEACKGDGIIKIEMNFLPDVYVPCEVCHGARYNSETLEVEYKGKNIAQVLDMTVEEALEFFGAIPKIKRKLQTIVDVGLGYVQLGQPATTLSGGEAQRMKLASELHRKSDGKTFYILDEPTTGLHTDDIKNLLRVLVRLVDSGNTVLVIEHNLDVIKTADYLIDLGPEGGEGGGTIIGTGTPEELSKNPASYTGKYLKIVLDRFKD
- a CDS encoding S-ribosylhomocysteine lyase, giving the protein MAEVESFTLDHTAVKAPYVRLITVEEGKKGDKISNYDLRLVQPNENAIPTAGLHTIEHMLAGYLRDRMDGVIDCSPFGCRTGFHLIVWGEQDTTDVAKALKGSLEQIVNSTWDDVQGTDITSCGNYRDHSLFSAKEWCKKILAEGISADAFERKVV
- the rapZ gene encoding RNase adapter RapZ, which gives rise to MKEPLKLVVVTGMSGAGKTVAVQSFEDLGYFCIDNMPPSLLPKFWELVRESGKINKVALVIDLRSRAFYDEIIELIRNLGSDNVIDTKILFLDASDEELVARYKETRRSHPLAMEGRLMDGINLERDLLKDMRMKAQFVVDTSKLTPRQLREEIFRNFETSAETAFHIEVMSFGFKYGVPIDADIVMDVRFLPNPYYIDDLKKKTGLDKAVYDYVMNSDKTEEFYTHFITLLQTIIPGYKDEGKTSLTIAIGCTGGQHRSVALSKRIGEALKKDYPVRISHRDIERRKETVNRS